One genomic region from Prunus persica cultivar Lovell chromosome G3, Prunus_persica_NCBIv2, whole genome shotgun sequence encodes:
- the LOC109947835 gene encoding exopolygalacturonase-like has protein sequence MGLKLKNVLPMFVFLLLASTAKAQSAALDVTSAKYGGKPGSDITQALEKAWTDACASTTPSKIVVPKGIFKFVGTTFKGPCKAAIEFQLQGTLQAPVDGSQLPKDDTWIGFDHVDGLTLSGGGTFDGQGAQSWKNNDCNKNRKCKSKHINLRFHVLTNSKILDVTSKDSKNFHVNLQKCEKVEINGFTVSAPKESMNTDGIHIGRSTGINITDTTIGTGDDCISIGDGTKDLTVTNVTCGPGHGIAIGSLGRYPEEEPVSGIYIKKCTLTNTTNGVRIKTWPASPKDSTASDIHFEDITMVNVGNPILIDQEYCPWNECKKGVPSKVKISNVSFKNIKGTCTDPVAVKLACSPGLPCENVELSDIDLKYTGDKGPITSVCSNVKPTINRVAQPLACATGAAAA, from the exons ATGGGtttgaaactgaaaaatgTCTTGCCAATGTTTGTGTTCTTGTTGTTAGCATCCACAGCTAAAGCTCAATCTGCTGCCTTAGATGTGACAAGTGCAAAATATGGTGGAAAGCCAGGCTCTGATATTACCCAG GCTTTAGAGAAGGCTTGGACAGACGCATGTGCATCAACAACACCAAGTAAAATTGTTGTTCCAAAGGGAATATTCAAGTTTGTAGGAACAACTTTTAAAGGTCCTTGCAAGGCTGCTATTGAGTTTCAGCTCCAAGGAACATTGCAGGCTCCAGTAGATGGCAGCCAGCTCCCGAAGGACGACACTTGGATTGGTTTTGACCACGTCGACGGGCTCACCTTGTCAGGTGGTGGAACTTTTGATGGCCAAGGAGCACAGTCTTGGAAAAACAATGATtgcaacaaaaatagaaaatgcaaATCTAAACACATT AATTTGAGGTTCCACGTACTCACCAATTCCAAAATTTTGGACGTAACTTCGAAGGATAGCAAAAATTTCCACGTCAATCTTCAGAAGTGCGAGAAGGTTGAAATCAATGGATTTACCGTCTCAGCACCTAAGGAAAGCATGAACACAGATGGAATTCACATCGGTCGTTCAACTGGGATCAACATCACTGACACAACCATCGGAACTGGGGATGATTGTATTTCGATCGGTGATGGTACCAAGGACCTCACCGTGACCAACGTTACTTGCGGGCCAGGCCACGGCATAGCCATCGGGAGCCTTGGAAGGTACCCAGAGGAAGAACCTGTGTCCGGCATCTATATTAAGAAATGCACCTTGACTAATACAACGAATGGTGTGAGGATCAAAACATGGCCTGCTTCCCCAAAAGATAGCACTGCCTCGGATATTCACTTTGAGGATATTACCATGGTTAATGTTGGTAACCCTATCCTCATTGACCAAGAGTACTGCCCATGGAACGAATGCAAAAAAGGG GTTCCTTCCAAAGTTAAGATCAGCAATGTTAGCTTCAAGAACATCAAGGGCACATGTACTGACCCAGTTGCTGTGAAGCTTGCATGCAGCCCAGGCCTGccatgtgagaatgtggaatTGAGTGACATTGATCTCAAGTACACTGGAGACAAAGGTCCTATTACCTCTGTGTGTTCTAATGTCAAGCCGACAATTAATCGCGTGGCACAGCCTCTTGCTTGCGCTACCGGCGCTGCTGCTGCTTGA